The Candidatus Nanopelagicales bacterium genome has a segment encoding these proteins:
- a CDS encoding FAD:protein FMN transferase, which yields DGHTAHHIIDPSTGRSLESNGFVGVSAIAPHGWLAEVLTKSVLVGGERVGLELLERFPDCALLVWDNDAKVRQLSAGG from the coding sequence ACGATGGCCACACTGCGCACCACATCATCGACCCGTCGACGGGTCGTTCGTTGGAGTCCAACGGATTTGTTGGCGTCAGTGCTATTGCGCCGCACGGGTGGTTGGCGGAAGTCTTAACCAAGTCCGTATTGGTCGGCGGGGAGCGGGTTGGTCTGGAGCTACTGGAGCGATTCCCTGACTGCGCCCTGCTGGTGTGGGACAACGACGCGAAAGTTCGCCAGTTGAGCGCTGGCGGTTAG